A stretch of Dasypus novemcinctus isolate mDasNov1 chromosome 14, mDasNov1.1.hap2, whole genome shotgun sequence DNA encodes these proteins:
- the ERICH5 gene encoding glutamate-rich protein 5 isoform X1, with the protein MGCSSSALHKAGDASRFRSGTSNEYFSTTTESESCFAQPKPCKMGSGSTFYGNVQRESLLPLGKLKISATSTANGIKSLCEQPLASTGKDRADQPWKTQLLKGPEKSRPPQPGGKDDTPGREKKKDAEVVTEVQPLKENPETTTLATEAKSQPLRTVGERGPSGTTEDTENPQTSGEMKALGTPEEIQSLETAEELQLQKTGGKDEHLQLPETVPKVNESPEISEGSQFVETADKQQLQETVGGDEQSQLLETIPKENETPEILDRNLPMETGVKNDSLHKSPEGLRSMEQIQPEGRVESMEHPAGMAETEASVEMARKIHTSEEEQHIEGETGEKVESGMVNEKISEGAEMKEEETGEAVAPIAAT; encoded by the exons ATGGGCTGCTCCAGCAGTGCCCTACACAAGGCCGGCGACGCCAGCAGGTTCCGCAGCG GAACTTCAAATGAGTACTTTTCAACGACAACAGAAAGTGAATCCTGCTTTGCCCAACCCAAACCATGTAAAATGGGAAGTGGATCTACTTTTTATGGCAATGTACAAAGAGAAAGTCTTCTTCCTTTAGGAAAGCTCAAGATTTCTGCAACATCTACAGCTAATGGTATTAAATCCCTCTGTGAACAGCCCCTGGCCTCCACAGGAAAGGATAGAGCAGACCAACCATGGAAGACTCAGCTTCTAAAGGGACCTGAGAAGTCTAGGCCCCCTCAGCCAGGTGGCAAAGATGAtaccccaggaagagaaaaaaagaaagatgcagaAGTAGTGACAGAAGTTCAGCCTTTGAAAGAAAACCCTGAGACCACAACCTTAGCAACAGAAGCCAAGAGTCAGCCTTTGAGGACAGTGGGAGAGAGGGGCCCTTCTGGAACAACAGAAGATACTGAGAACCCACAAACTTCTGGAGAGATGAAAGCTTTAGGAACACCTGAGGAAATTCAGTCGCTGGAAACAGCTGAAGAACTACAACTTCAAAAAACAGGAGGAAAGGATGAACACCTTCAACTTCCAGAAACAGTTCCCAAAGTGAATGAATCTCCAGAAATATCGGAGGGAAGTCAGTTTGTGGAAACAGCTGACAAGCAACAACTTCAAGAAACAGTGGGAGGAGATGAGCAGTCCCAACTTCTAGAAACAATTCCAAAAGAGAATGAGACACCAGAAATACTGGACAGAAATCTGCCTATGGAAACAGGGGTAAAGAATGATTCCCTTCATAAAAGTCCTGAAGGTCTCAGAAGCATGGAGCAGATCCAACCTGAGGGAAGAGTTGAAAGCATGGAACATCCAGCAGGAATGGCAGAGACAGAAGCAAGTGTGGAAATGGCCAGGAAAATCCACACTAGTGAAGAGGAGCAACATATTGAAG GTGAGACAGGAGAAAAGGTTGAAAGTGGGATGGTGAATGAGAAAATAAGTGAAGGtgctgaaatgaaagaagaagaaacaggAGAAGCTGTGGCTCCTATAGCAGCCACATAG
- the ERICH5 gene encoding glutamate-rich protein 5 isoform X2, whose amino-acid sequence MVTLPDFPPPKVKAPLGTSNEYFSTTTESESCFAQPKPCKMGSGSTFYGNVQRESLLPLGKLKISATSTANGIKSLCEQPLASTGKDRADQPWKTQLLKGPEKSRPPQPGGKDDTPGREKKKDAEVVTEVQPLKENPETTTLATEAKSQPLRTVGERGPSGTTEDTENPQTSGEMKALGTPEEIQSLETAEELQLQKTGGKDEHLQLPETVPKVNESPEISEGSQFVETADKQQLQETVGGDEQSQLLETIPKENETPEILDRNLPMETGVKNDSLHKSPEGLRSMEQIQPEGRVESMEHPAGMAETEASVEMARKIHTSEEEQHIEGETGEKVESGMVNEKISEGAEMKEEETGEAVAPIAAT is encoded by the exons GAACTTCAAATGAGTACTTTTCAACGACAACAGAAAGTGAATCCTGCTTTGCCCAACCCAAACCATGTAAAATGGGAAGTGGATCTACTTTTTATGGCAATGTACAAAGAGAAAGTCTTCTTCCTTTAGGAAAGCTCAAGATTTCTGCAACATCTACAGCTAATGGTATTAAATCCCTCTGTGAACAGCCCCTGGCCTCCACAGGAAAGGATAGAGCAGACCAACCATGGAAGACTCAGCTTCTAAAGGGACCTGAGAAGTCTAGGCCCCCTCAGCCAGGTGGCAAAGATGAtaccccaggaagagaaaaaaagaaagatgcagaAGTAGTGACAGAAGTTCAGCCTTTGAAAGAAAACCCTGAGACCACAACCTTAGCAACAGAAGCCAAGAGTCAGCCTTTGAGGACAGTGGGAGAGAGGGGCCCTTCTGGAACAACAGAAGATACTGAGAACCCACAAACTTCTGGAGAGATGAAAGCTTTAGGAACACCTGAGGAAATTCAGTCGCTGGAAACAGCTGAAGAACTACAACTTCAAAAAACAGGAGGAAAGGATGAACACCTTCAACTTCCAGAAACAGTTCCCAAAGTGAATGAATCTCCAGAAATATCGGAGGGAAGTCAGTTTGTGGAAACAGCTGACAAGCAACAACTTCAAGAAACAGTGGGAGGAGATGAGCAGTCCCAACTTCTAGAAACAATTCCAAAAGAGAATGAGACACCAGAAATACTGGACAGAAATCTGCCTATGGAAACAGGGGTAAAGAATGATTCCCTTCATAAAAGTCCTGAAGGTCTCAGAAGCATGGAGCAGATCCAACCTGAGGGAAGAGTTGAAAGCATGGAACATCCAGCAGGAATGGCAGAGACAGAAGCAAGTGTGGAAATGGCCAGGAAAATCCACACTAGTGAAGAGGAGCAACATATTGAAG GTGAGACAGGAGAAAAGGTTGAAAGTGGGATGGTGAATGAGAAAATAAGTGAAGGtgctgaaatgaaagaagaagaaacaggAGAAGCTGTGGCTCCTATAGCAGCCACATAG